A genome region from Fodinibius salicampi includes the following:
- a CDS encoding phytoene desaturase family protein, which produces MKVIVIGSGLGGLSIACLLASQGHDITILEKNDAIGGKINEVQTGGFRFDTGPSLLTMPFILESLFERCGYKLQEFLTIETVNPICRYFYKNGTQFDCYQDSAANISQIKEFAQGDVEVYQDFMNHSQDLYQKTKDSFLFNPLYGITDLSSLKLTDFLHIDAFQTVAESVDTQFTSSELKKFFKRFTTYNGSSPYQAPATLNVIPHVELSLGGYYIKNGMYALIKALHALATKLGVNIATNTPIRRIRLQGKRASGVEGDNQEFYPADIVISNADACETYLNLLNTADSSWLNRTKIEQAEPSCSGFVLLLGLDKQYEQLTHHNIFFSSNYKREFHQIFNQKIMPDDPTIYIANTSHSDPDHAPPGGSNLFVLVNAPYLSNAYHWEEKESQYQNFLINELSQRGLTNLNDHIRFSQTITPRDFYSKYRSNKGSIYGTSSNSKLAAFLRPANKSRSIDGLYLVGGSTHPGGGIPLVTLSAFHAFELIQRYE; this is translated from the coding sequence ATGAAAGTTATTGTTATTGGATCCGGACTTGGCGGCTTATCCATTGCATGCCTATTGGCTTCCCAAGGACACGATATTACTATCCTGGAAAAAAACGATGCCATCGGGGGTAAAATAAATGAGGTTCAAACCGGAGGGTTTCGTTTTGATACTGGACCTTCACTCTTGACGATGCCTTTTATTCTTGAATCTCTCTTTGAAAGGTGTGGATACAAGCTTCAGGAATTTCTTACTATCGAAACAGTAAATCCGATTTGTCGATATTTCTATAAAAACGGTACCCAATTTGACTGCTACCAGGATTCGGCTGCCAATATTTCCCAGATAAAAGAATTTGCTCAGGGAGATGTTGAAGTCTACCAGGATTTCATGAATCATTCACAGGATCTGTATCAAAAAACCAAAGATTCCTTTCTCTTCAATCCCCTTTACGGGATAACAGATTTAAGTTCTCTCAAATTAACCGATTTTTTACACATCGATGCTTTTCAAACTGTTGCCGAAAGCGTTGATACCCAGTTTACATCTTCTGAACTTAAAAAATTCTTTAAGCGGTTTACAACCTATAACGGTTCCTCTCCCTATCAGGCCCCTGCAACCCTAAATGTCATACCGCATGTGGAACTTAGCCTGGGCGGATACTATATCAAAAATGGTATGTATGCTCTCATAAAAGCTTTGCATGCTCTTGCTACAAAATTAGGCGTTAATATAGCTACCAATACACCGATACGGCGCATCCGGTTACAAGGAAAAAGAGCATCAGGAGTAGAAGGTGATAACCAAGAGTTTTATCCAGCTGATATAGTCATTTCCAATGCCGATGCCTGTGAAACCTACCTGAACCTGCTCAATACTGCTGATTCCTCTTGGCTGAACCGAACAAAAATAGAACAAGCCGAACCCTCCTGCTCTGGATTTGTATTACTGCTTGGACTTGATAAACAATATGAACAGCTCACGCATCACAATATTTTCTTCTCAAGCAATTATAAAAGGGAATTCCATCAGATATTTAACCAAAAAATAATGCCTGATGATCCCACAATTTACATTGCAAATACGTCGCATTCGGATCCGGATCATGCCCCCCCGGGTGGATCGAACCTGTTTGTATTAGTAAATGCACCCTACTTAAGCAATGCATATCACTGGGAAGAAAAAGAATCCCAATACCAAAATTTTCTTATTAATGAGCTAAGCCAACGGGGACTAACAAACCTTAACGACCACATCCGGTTTTCCCAAACAATTACTCCCCGGGATTTTTACTCGAAATATCGCAGTAACAAGGGGAGTATTTACGGAACCTCTTCCAATAGCAAGTTAGCCGCTTTTCTGCGGCCGGCCAATAAATCACGTTCAATAGATGGCCTTTATTTGGTGGGCGGAAGTACCCATCCCGGAGGAGGAATCCCCTTGGTTACCCTCTCTGCATTTCACGCTTTTGAACTTATTCAAAGATATGAATAA
- a CDS encoding SRPBCC family protein codes for MAFYQLKRTQVIPSDISEVWNFISTPRNLSKITPDYMGFDITSAELPEKMYEGMIISYKVSPFLGLKTDWVTEITHLREKKFFVDEQRIGPYNIWHHEHHIEPVEDGVKMKDVVTYQPPLGPLGVLANKLFIKNKLQEIFDYREQVVDQYFK; via the coding sequence ATGGCTTTTTACCAGCTAAAACGTACACAGGTTATTCCCTCAGATATCTCCGAGGTCTGGAATTTTATTTCGACTCCCCGGAATCTTAGTAAAATTACTCCGGATTATATGGGCTTCGATATCACCTCTGCAGAACTGCCCGAAAAGATGTATGAAGGAATGATTATCAGTTATAAAGTGAGTCCCTTTTTGGGGTTAAAAACCGATTGGGTAACAGAAATAACACATCTTAGAGAGAAGAAGTTTTTTGTAGATGAACAACGTATTGGTCCTTATAATATCTGGCATCATGAGCATCATATTGAGCCGGTAGAAGATGGAGTTAAAATGAAAGATGTCGTAACCTATCAGCCCCCTTTGGGACCATTGGGAGTGCTGGCTAACAAGTTATTCATAAAAAATAAATTGCAGGAAATTTTTGATTATCGCGAGCAAGTCGTGGATCAATATTTTAAATAG